One Rosa chinensis cultivar Old Blush chromosome 5, RchiOBHm-V2, whole genome shotgun sequence genomic region harbors:
- the LOC112165337 gene encoding uncharacterized protein LOC112165337 — METYSNAVSDPMPKRRKSKRDLLLQNAESVDKRKRRKTTSAETSCNSGPSMSNIQEVEKVVLHEHSIGQASYQRNKHGPTSTYLDFGDMAHVCTDCDALFWLNESKKRVSRKAAPIYTKCCQEGRIKLQTPHPTPPFLEKLLDPNNGPQSVLFRQNIRAYNSMFAFTSIGAKIDRTINDGSGPYVFKISGQVHHLMGTLLPSQDEPPKFAQLYVYAVKMKLQIEFKQLTVTEQIKISIQTLLKV; from the exons ATGGAAACTTACTCGAATGCGGTGTCAG ATCCAATGCCCAAACGGAGAAAAAGTAAGAGAGATTTACTTTTGCAAAATGCTGAAAGTGTTGATAAACGCAAACGAAGAAAGACTACATCTGCTGAAACAAGCTGCAATTCTGGTCCAAGTATGTCCAACATTCAAGAAGTTGAAAAAGTTGTTTTGCATGAACACAGCATTGGACAAGCGTCGTATCAAAGAAACAAGCATG GACCAACTtctacatatttggattttggaGATATGGCTCATGTTTGCACTGATTGTGATGCTCTATTTTGGTTAAACGAATCCAAAAAAAGAGTGTCAAGAAAAGCTGCTCCGATCTATACAAAATGTTGTCAAGAAGGTAGGATCAAACTCCAGACACCGCATCCGACACCACCTTTTTTGGAGAAACTACTTGATCCAAATAATGGTCCGCAAAGTGTGCTCTTTAGACAAAATATAAGAGCCTATAATTCTATGTTTGCGTTTACATCTATTGGAGCTAAAATTGATCGAACAATCAATGATGGATCAGGACCTTATGTTTTTAAAATTAGTGGTCAAGTACATCATCTAATGGGTACTCTGTTGCCTTCTCAAGATGAACCTCCTAAATTTGCACAGCTATATGTTTATGCAGTCAAGATGAAGTTGCAAATCGAATTCAAGCAGTTGACTGTaacagaacaaataaaaatctcGATCCAGACATTGTTAAAGGTTTGA
- the LOC112165334 gene encoding peroxidase A2 gives MATTSTAVFFALLILLCAGGYGEAQLTPTFYNEACPDVNLTSIVRGVIQEALQTDPRIAASLIRLHFHDCFVNGCDASILLDNSSSVDGIDSEKAAFPNVNSARGFDVVDKIKTALENACPSTVSCADILAIAAEESVSLSGGPSWTVLLGRRDGTTANRTAANEALPAPTSNLDVLKSKFSAVGLNTTDLVALSGAHTFGRAQCQFFTDRLYNFNNTGSPDQTLNSTYIETLSDICPQNGNGSVLANFDPSTPDGFDSNYFSNLQVHKGLLQSDQVLFSTSGADTIDMVNNFSVNQTTFFESFVESMIKMGNISLLTGTDGEIRLNCSRVNEDSFGSSAALLAEY, from the exons ATGGCAACTACTAGTACTGCAGTTTTCTTTGCATTGTTGATCTTATTGTGTGCAGGAGGATATGGTGAGGCTCAGCTGACCCCGACGTTCTACAATGAAGCATGCCCCGATGTGAATCTCACTAGCATTGTCCGTGGAGTCATTCAGGAAGCTTTGCAGACGGATCCACGTATCGCTGCAAGCCTCATTAGGCTTCACTTCCATGATTGCTTTGTCAAT GGTTGTGATGCATCAATTTTGCTGGACAACAGTAGCAGTGTCGATGGCATAGACAGCGAGAAAGCAGCCTTTCCGAATGTCAATTCAGCAAGAGGATTTGATGTTGTGGACAAGATTAAGACTGCATTGGAGAATGCTTGTCCCAGCACGGTTTCTTGTGCTGATATTCTTGCCATTGCAGCAGAAGAGTCTGTTTCTTTG TCTGGAGGCCCCTCATGGACAGTCCTACTAGGAAGAAGGGATGGAACAACAGCAAACCGAACCGCTGCTAATGAAGCCCTTCCAGCTCCCACCTCAAACCTTGATGTACTCAAGTCCAAGTTCTCAGCTGTAGGCCTAAACACCACCGATCTGGTTGCACTATCCG GTGCTCACACATTTGGACGCGCCCAGTGTCAGTTTTTCACTGATCGATTATACAACTTCAACAACACAGGGAGTCCTGACCAAACCTTAAACTCGACCTACATAGAAACCTTGAGTGACATATGCCCACAAAATGGGAATGGGAGTGTCCTGGCCAATTTTGATCCCTCAACACCTGATGGTTTCGACAGCAACTATTTCTCTAACCTTCAAGTTCACAAGGGTCTACTCCAAAGCGACCAAGTGCtgttttcgactagcggggctgaTACCATTGACATGGTTAACAACTTCAGCGTTAATCAGACCACATTCTTTGAGAGCTTTGTGGAATCGATGATTAAAATGGGGAATATAAGCCTCTTGACAGGAACTGATGGAGAGATTCGATTGAACTGCAGTAGGGTTAACGAAGATTCATTTGGATCATCTGCTGCTTTGCTAGCTGAGTACTAA
- the LOC112165333 gene encoding disease resistance protein RUN1 yields MTTQFGASSSSSSSSTIQPSFSSSCATIQSWTYHVFLSFRGEDTRNTFTGHLHNNLVQKGIKTFIDDGLTRGEEISSALFKAIDESKISVIVFSKSYASSKWCLEELVKIMHCNESKQQIVYPIFYKVDPSDVRNQEGSFGQALAHHDNLEKVAGWKSALTKAGNLSGWHFSHGGHESKFIHKIVEEISQQVLNFTYLNGHKYLVGIESHLKHMEKLLCVGESDVRMIGIWGIGGLGKTTIAKTVYNIISHKFEGSCFLENVRERSLKYGGLQELHKFLLSKTLGLRDLEVNSLDEGSIMIKEILSHRRVFLVLDDVNDLDQLKSLVGKSNWFGSGSRIIITTRDKHLLHDVNHIYQVEKLSHSEALELFNFNAFKGKGQMGDYVELIDNVICYAEGLPLVVEVMGSYLRGRSTDTWKDALESCKRDPKFQQVLKLSYDALEPSMKEVFLHIACFFKGKNKNYVMDILEGCDLRPKHSIEVLIEKALISITEANDVWMHDVLEEMGKEIVCQESSEPGERSRLWLYEDVYHVFVHNTGTSKVKGIMVLKGVPDEQIPLNKKSFLKLNGLQILIICGDVFYGDHVDYLPNDLRLLNWKDCQLQYFPSDFYPRKLVALKMDFSEISSPWSVLKGGFLRQMTRIYTSPLGKRLQNMHNLKSVDLGNFNGATTFSYFSRLPNLEELKIRDSQKVKKFEIVEKMKSLKRLDLSGTAIRELPSSTIRCLINLEELTLSGCKKLKHVPCSIFELQHLELLDLSYCKKLVTFPTKSGFSTGSTSLQDKHYVPLSVNLNNCNRLVEIAEIPRERYDLDASGCYRLQKISKLSNILEGKQSKSTPFMDLLNCYELSGNLARDVAKVKKNLPDNSRSTALWFLVFSCRQSECQVFFNGPPYKFGIPEWFTWRRDFDMEMEGLQGCEFRIDFPGNFKWDEDKGLAFCAQTVDNDHQRWAMRSCFRIVTIYINGVCITEVYLMTGWSVWGYLPFDTIIERLSESGSPPPSVCLVKIEFKTRDVWSNEIKDEGPPMQSCGVHVVMPEDEGQFVLSLPTPSVKQGKPYLHHIWSNVYPVDEFRHTYH; encoded by the exons ATGACCACTCAATTTGgggcctcttcttcttcttcctcttctagtACCATTCAgccctctttctcttcctcttgtgCTACCATTCAGTCATGGACATACCATGTCTTTTTGAGTTTTAGAGGAGAGGATACGCGCAACACTTTTACAGGCCATTTGCACAACAATTTGGTTCAGAAGGGAATTAAAACCTTCATAGATGATGGCCTTacaagaggagaagaaatatcaaGCGCACTTTTTAAAGCAATTGACGAGTCAAAAATTTCTGTCATTGTGTTCTCTAAAAGTTATGCTTCCTCAAAATGGTGTTTAGAAGAACTTGTGAAGATCATGCATTGTAATGAATCAAAGCAACAAATTGTATACCCTATTTTTTACAAGGTAGATCCATCAGATGTACGAAACCAAGAGGGTAGTTTTGGTCAGGCACTTGCTCATCATGATAACTTGGAGAAGGTGGCAGGATGGAAGTCAGCTCTTACAAAAGCAGGAAATCTTTCTGGGTGGCATTTCTCACACGGAGG GCATGAATCTAAATTCATTCATAAAATTGTTGAAGAGATCTCACAACAAGTTTTAAATTTTACATATTTGAATGGGCACAAATACTTAGTTGGAATAGAGTCTCATTTAAAACATATGGAAAAGCTTTTATGTGTTGGAGAAAGTGACGTACGAATGATAGGGATATGGGGCATTGGTGGATTAGGCAAAACAACAATTGCAAAGACTGTTTATAATATAATTTCCCACAAATTTGAAGGCAGTTGTTTTTTGGAAAATGTTAGAGAAAGATCGTTGAAATATGGAGGCCTACAAGAACTACATAAGTTTCTTCTTTCTAAGACTCTAGGGTTGAGAGATTTAGAGGTAAATAGTCTTGATGAAGGAAGCATCATGATAAAAGAAATATTAAGCCATAGGAGAGTTTTCttagttcttgatgatgtgaatgaTTTGGACCAGTTAAAAAGTTTAGTCGGAAAGTCTAATTGGTTTGGTTCTGGTAGTAGAATAATCATAACAACACGAGATAAGCATTTGCTACATGATGTTAATCACATATACCAAGTGGAGAAGTTAAGTCACAGTGAAGCTTTGGAGCTCTTCAACTTTAATGCATTCAAAGGAAAAGGACAGATGGGTGATTATGTTGAACTCATAGATAATGTAATATGCTATGCTGAAGGGCTTCCTCTAGTTGTAGAAGTTATGGGTTCATATCTACGTGGTAGAAGTACGGACACGTGGAAAGATGCATTAGAGTCTTGCAAAAGAGATCCTAAGTTTCAACAAGTGCTCAAATTAAGTTATGATGCACTTGAACCTTcgatgaaggaagtttttcttcacatcGCATGTTTCTTTAAAGGTAAAAATAAGAACTATGTGATGGACATATTAGAAGGATGTGACCTACGACCTAAACACAGCATTGAAGTACTCATAGAAAAGGCTCTCATAAGTATTACTGAAGCAAATGATGTTTGGATGCATGATGTGCTAGAAGAAATGGGCAAAGAAATAGTTTGTCAAGAGTCATCAGAGCCAGGAGAACGTAGCAGATTGTGGTTGTACGAAGATGTTTATCACGTTTTTGTGCACAATACT GGAACAAGCAAAGTTAAAGGGATCATGGTTCTGAAAGGTGTACCAGATGAACAAATACCCTTGAATAAGAAAAGCTTCTTAAAGTTAAACGGTCTTCAAATTCTTATAATTTGTGGTGATGTATTCTATGGAGATCATGTGGATTACCTTCCCAATGATTTGAGACTGTTAAACTGGAAGGATTGTCAGTTACAATATTTTCCATCAGATTTTTATCCTAGGAAACTTGTTGCACTCAAGATGGATTTCAGTGAGATATCATCACCATGGAGTGTACTTAAG ggaGGTTTTCTACGTCAGATGACTAGGATCTACACATCACCATTGGGGAAGAGACTACAG AATATGCACAATTTGAAATCAGTCGATTTGGGAAATTTCAATGGTGCAACAACGTTTTCCTACTTCTCTAGATTGCCAAACTTAGAGGAGTTGAAAATAAGAGACAGTCAAAAAGTCAAAAAGTTTGAAATTGTGGAAAAGATGAAATCCTTGAAAAGGTTGGATCTAAGCGGTACTGCAATCAGAGAATTGCCTTCATCAACAATCAGATGTCTCATTAATCTGGAAGAGTTAACTTTATCTGGTTGCAAGAAACTTAAACATGTGCCATGTAGCATTTTTGAGTTGCAACATCTAGAGCTTTTGGATCTCTCTTATTGTAAAAAGCTGGTAACATTTCCAACGAAGTCAGGGTTTTCAACGGGATCGACCAGTTTACAGGACAAGCACTATGTTCCATTATCCGTCAATTTGAACAATTGCAATCGTCTCGTAGAAATTGCAGAAATTCCGCGAGAAAGATATGACCTAGATGCGAGTGGCTGCTATAGATtgcaaaaaatttcaaaattgtcAAACATTTTGGAAGGTAAACAGTCAAAATCGACCCCTTTTATGGATTTGCTTAATTGCTATGAACTGTCCGGCAATCTGGCTCGTGACGTGGCAAAGGTGAAAAAGAATTTACCGGATAATTCCAGGTCAACAGCTCTGTGGTTTCTCGTTTTCTCATGTCGGCAATCTGAGTGTCAGGTTTTCTTTAACGGCCCGCCTTACAAATTTGGGATTCCGGAGTGGTTCACTTGGCGCAGGGATTTCGATATGGAAATGGAAGGACTTCAAGGATGTGAATTTAGAATTGATTTTCCTGGAAATTTCAAATGGGATGAGGACAAAGGATTGGCTTTCTGTGCTCAAACTGTTGATAACGATCACCAGCGCTGGGCTATGAGATCATGTTTCAGAATAGTCACAATCTACATTAACGGTGTATGCATCACTGAAGTATACCTAATGACGGGATGGTCCGTGTGGGGGTACTTGCCATTCGATACTATTATAGAACGGCTGAGTGAGAGTGGGTCACCACCACCTTCCGTGTGTCTGGTTAAGATTGAATTTAAAACCCGCGATGTATGGTCTAACGAGATTAAGGACGAAGGGCCCCCGATGCAAAGCTGCGGAGTCCACGTTGTAATGCCAGAGGATGAAGGCCAATTTGTTTTGAGCTTACCGACCCCATCAGTCA AACAAGGCAAGCCATACCTCCACCACATATGGAGTAATGTTTATCCTGTGGACGAATTTCGCCACACTTATCACTGA